From Granulicella sp. WH15, the proteins below share one genomic window:
- a CDS encoding glycosyltransferase → MPTPESTPHAPMSVVHIVKHCGYGNGNVHVAVDLACVQARAGDDVTFVSNGGTFEPLLAQYGVRHLKLEQEQNKPLSLLRSAWKLAGFARRRRPDVLHAHMMSSALIGYAASKLSGVPLVTTVHNSFDPHSRLMRLGRKVVAVSRAEEASLLTQGYSEEQLVSVMNAPFNSPREEFMRETHMKDNYPVIESPCIVAANGLHRRKGVFDLITACAEVFPSQPEWKLYIAGEGPDREALEALAKSLGIAQRVIFLGFVPAPGPLLKQADIFVLASYADPCSLVIGEARGAGCAIVATSVGGTPEMLEFGRAGRLVSPGSPAELATELQILITDDKARTRLRAASLQGSEIFNVQRLLEEYATVYRAAGSARQRSTVTKASWNNKAITSSKQQGESPTW, encoded by the coding sequence ATGCCGACACCTGAATCCACTCCGCACGCGCCCATGAGCGTCGTGCATATCGTGAAGCACTGCGGCTACGGCAACGGCAATGTGCATGTCGCCGTCGACCTGGCCTGCGTGCAGGCTCGCGCCGGAGACGACGTCACCTTCGTCAGCAACGGCGGCACCTTTGAGCCGCTGCTGGCGCAGTACGGCGTGCGTCATCTCAAACTCGAACAAGAACAGAACAAGCCGCTCTCGCTTCTGCGCAGCGCATGGAAGCTGGCCGGCTTCGCCCGCCGTCGCAGGCCCGACGTGCTGCACGCGCACATGATGAGCAGCGCGCTGATCGGCTACGCCGCCTCGAAGCTCTCGGGCGTTCCCCTCGTCACGACGGTGCATAACTCCTTCGATCCGCACTCGCGGCTGATGCGGCTGGGACGCAAGGTAGTGGCCGTTAGCCGCGCCGAAGAGGCCTCGCTGTTGACGCAGGGATACAGCGAGGAGCAACTCGTCTCCGTGATGAACGCGCCCTTCAATTCTCCGCGCGAGGAGTTCATGCGCGAGACCCACATGAAGGATAACTACCCCGTCATCGAGTCGCCATGCATTGTCGCAGCCAACGGGCTGCATCGGCGCAAGGGAGTCTTCGACCTCATCACCGCGTGTGCGGAGGTCTTCCCCAGCCAGCCCGAGTGGAAGCTCTACATCGCCGGGGAAGGTCCCGACCGTGAGGCGCTGGAGGCTCTGGCCAAGTCGCTCGGCATCGCCCAGCGCGTCATCTTTCTGGGCTTCGTTCCCGCGCCCGGCCCTCTGCTCAAGCAGGCGGATATCTTCGTCCTCGCGTCCTATGCCGATCCGTGCAGCCTCGTCATCGGTGAAGCGCGTGGGGCGGGTTGCGCCATCGTTGCCACCTCGGTCGGCGGCACGCCGGAGATGCTGGAGTTCGGCCGCGCCGGTCGGCTCGTTTCTCCCGGAAGCCCGGCCGAGCTGGCCACCGAGCTGCAGATTCTCATCACCGACGACAAGGCTCGCACTCGGCTCCGCGCGGCATCGCTGCAAGGCTCTGAAATTTTCAACGTGCAGCGGCTGTTGGAGGAGTACGCTACGGTGTATCGGGCTGCTGGCTCCGCACGCCAGCGCAGCACGGTAACCAAAGCCTCATGGAACAACAAAGCCATCACCAGCAGCAAGCAGCAGGGAGAGTCGCCAACGTGGTAG